From a region of the Mytilus galloprovincialis chromosome 3, xbMytGall1.hap1.1, whole genome shotgun sequence genome:
- the LOC143068716 gene encoding acylphosphatase-2-like has product MATGGKAESKTSVDFEVFGKVQGVFFRKNTQKTALSHGIVGWVKNTSQGTVQGQCQGPESKIKIMKEWLSKVGSKKSRIDNCDFKNERNIQSFEYRSFKITH; this is encoded by the exons ATGGCCACCGGTGGAAAAGCAGAAAGTAAAACTTCTGTTGACTTTGAGGTTTTTGGAAAAGTTCAAG GTGTTTTTTTCAGAAAG AATACTCAGAAGACAGCACTGTCACATGGGATAGTTGGATGGGTAAAAAACACATCACAAGGAACTGTGCAGGGTCAATGCCAGGGGcctgaaagtaaaattaaaattat GAAGGAATGGCTCTCAAAAGTAGGAAGCAAAAAATCAAGAATTGATAACTGTGactttaaaaatgaaagaaatatacAATCGTTTGAATATAGGTCATTTAAAATTACTCATTAG
- the LOC143068718 gene encoding T-complex protein 1 subunit delta-like — MKGKSGPSSGSSRSLYKDKEKPTQIRYSNITAAKAVADAIRTSLGPRGMDKMIQSSNGDVTITNDGATILKQMQVLHPAAKMLVELSKAQDVEAGDGTTSVCVIAGSLLDACHNLLAKGIHPTSISEAFQKASDKAIKILQGIATPVKLSDRESLLKSASTSLNSKVVSQYSSLLSPIAVDAVMKVIDPAKATNVDLRDIKMVKKLGGTVDDTELIDGLVFSQKTTGAGGPNRVEKAKIGLIQFCISPPKTDMDNSVIVSDYTQMDRVLREERQYILDIVKKVKKAGCNVLLIQKSILRDAVSDLALHFLAKMKILVVKDIEREDIEFVCKSVGCKPIASIDHFLPENMGSAELVEEVQTGSSKIVKITGMAIPGKCVTVLMRGSNKLVLEEADRSLHDALCVIRCLVKERSIIAGGGAPEIELSLQLMEYANTLLGTEQYCFRAFAEALEIIPFTLAENAGLNPIATVTELRNRHAEGEKTAGINVRKGAITNILEENVLQPLLVSTSAIHLASETVRSIMKIDDIVMCIR, encoded by the exons ATGAAGGGCAAGTCAGGACCTTCGAGTGGTTCCTCAAGATCTTTGTACAAAGACAAAGAAAAGCCAACTCAAATCCGTTACAGCAATATAACGGCAGCAAAGG cTGTAGCTGATGCTATCAGGACAAGTCTTGGTCCAAGGGGAATGGACAAAATG aTACAATCTTCCAATGGAGATGTAACTATCACTAATGATGGAGCAACAATCCTGAAACAGATGCAAGTTCTTCATCCTGCTGCAAAAAtg TTGGTAGAATTATCAAAGGCACAAGATGTAGAGGCTGGTGATGGAACCACATCAGTGTGTGTTATTGCTGGTAGTCTGTTAGATGCTTGTCACAATCTCTTGGCCAAAG GAATCCACCCTACAAGTATATCTGAGGCATTCCAGAAAGCTTCAGACAAAGCTATCAAGATACTTCAGGGCATTGCTACACCAGTTAAATTGTCAGATAGAGAATCTTTATTGAAAAGTGCATCCACGTCATTAAATTCTAAA GTGGTTTCTCAGTATTCAAGTTTGTTGTCACCAATAGCAGTTGATGCTGTGATGAAAGTAATAGATCCAGCAAAAGCTACCAATGTTGATCTTCGAGATATTAAAATGGTGAAAAAGTTGGG AGGAACAGTAGACGATACAGAGTTGATTGATGGATTAGTATTCTCACAGAAAACAACTGGTGCTGGTGGACCAAATAGAGTGGAAAAGGCAAAGATTGGTCTAATTCAGTTCTGTATATCACCACCTAAAACTGAT ATGGACAACAGTGTTATTGTATCAGATTATACACAGATGGATAGAGTTTTACGAGAGGAAAGACAGTATATCTTGGATAttgttaaaaaagtaaaaaaggcagGCTGCAATGTTCTGCTCATACAGAAATCTATCTTAAG aGATGCTGTTAGTGATTTAGCTCTACATTTCTTAGCAAAGATGAAAATTTTAGTTGTTAAAGATATAGAAAGAGAAGATATTGAATTTGTTTGTAAG TCAGTAGGATGTAAACCAATTGCAAGTATAGACCATTTCTTACCAGAGAACATGGGTAGTGCTGAATTGGTGGAAGAAGTACAGACAGGATCAAGTAAAATTGTCAAG ATTACTGGAATGGCTATTCCCGGGAAATGTGTCACAGTACTTATGAGAGGATCTAACAAACTTGTGCTAGAAGAAGCTGATAGATCACTCCACGATGCCCTGTGTGTCATCAGATGTCTTGTCAAAGAAAG GTCCATTATTGCTGGAGGTGGAGCACCTGAAATAGAACTATCTCTACAATTGATGGAATATGCCAATACCCTGTTAGGAACAGAACAGTATTGTTTTAGAGCATTTGCTGAAGCATTAGAAATCATCCCATTTACATTGGCTGAAAATGCAGGATTAAATCCCATTGCTACAGTTACAGAACTCAGAAACAGACATGCTGAAGGAGAGAAAACAGCTGGTATTAATGTCAGAAAG GGTGCAATTACCAATATCTTGGAAGAGAATGTCCTACAGCCACTTCTTGTATCAACTAGTGCCATTCATTTAGCATCTGAGACCGTAAGAAGTATCATGAAAATTGATGATATT GTGATGTGTATTAGGTAA